The following are encoded together in the Fodinibius salinus genome:
- the hflC gene encoding protease modulator HflC: MKNIKSISIIIVLGAFILVGLDGMYIIDETEQVIITQFGDPVGGAVTEPGLKFKIPFVQKAHYFDERYLEWDGDRNQVPTRDKKFIFVDTYARWEITNPLQFFKRLRDERGAQSRLDDILDGETRNAIASRDLVEVVRSTNRDPKSTATVIDVVQDSLADIAVGRDSIQTKIQQLANKRAEELGINILDFRFKRINYVEDVRKTVYDRMISERNRIADKFRSEGQGEAARINGEKERELNSIQSNAFRRAEEIRGEADARATAIYANAYDQSAEARKLYDFTRTMESYNKAFDKQTSIILSTNSDFYKFLNDIQE; this comes from the coding sequence ATGAAGAATATTAAAAGTATTTCGATTATTATTGTTCTGGGTGCTTTCATTCTTGTGGGCCTGGATGGAATGTATATTATAGATGAAACAGAGCAGGTTATTATCACACAGTTTGGTGATCCGGTAGGCGGAGCAGTCACTGAGCCCGGGTTGAAGTTTAAAATCCCATTTGTACAAAAAGCTCATTATTTTGATGAACGATACCTGGAATGGGACGGTGATCGTAACCAAGTACCTACACGCGACAAAAAGTTTATTTTTGTGGATACCTATGCCCGCTGGGAAATTACCAATCCACTGCAGTTCTTTAAGCGTCTTCGCGATGAGCGAGGTGCTCAGTCTCGGCTGGATGATATCCTGGACGGAGAGACACGAAATGCGATCGCCTCACGCGATCTGGTAGAAGTAGTGCGTTCGACCAATCGTGATCCAAAATCAACTGCAACAGTTATTGATGTGGTGCAAGATTCACTGGCTGATATTGCTGTAGGTCGTGACTCCATTCAAACTAAAATACAGCAGCTTGCTAATAAACGAGCCGAAGAGCTTGGTATTAACATTCTCGATTTTCGCTTTAAGCGTATTAATTACGTTGAAGATGTACGCAAAACGGTATATGACCGCATGATTAGTGAACGTAACCGCATTGCTGATAAGTTCCGATCAGAGGGACAGGGTGAAGCGGCGCGCATTAACGGTGAAAAAGAGCGCGAGCTAAACTCCATACAGTCAAACGCATTCCGTCGGGCCGAAGAAATTCGCGGTGAAGCGGATGCACGGGCAACAGCCATTTATGCGAATGCTTACGACCAGTCTGCTGAGGCACGCAAGCTATATGACTTTACCCGAACTATGGAATCGTATAACAAAGCATTTGATAAACAAACTTCGATTATTCTTTCCACCAACAGCGATTTCTATAAGTTCTTGAATGACATTCAGGAATAA
- a CDS encoding ABC1 kinase family protein: MGNDFPSSKLERGKIFAKTGLKVGTNYAKRYLKKSVGNKETEEGQQFHTNNARQVFNEFSKLRGTALKIAQSLSMDEGMLPEEFAEVMTEAQYSVPPINKALARSIIKRELGDYPERLFAEFNSEAFAAASIGQVHQARLKNGQKVAVKIQYPNVRNTISSDMTMAKTLMRRLVNGGANLDEYFDEVESTLIEETDYQQEAQYLNYFHDRFDGKEVATPKYIEELSSQKVLTMSFVEGHHLKEYLATDPSQEERNYFGQLLWDFFHDQVEQRNFIHADTHPGNFFFRNDGKLGVVDFGCVKKFSEEFTQNYMQLLPTHLEQDEQQIRDLYKRLDIIKENPPNPEKEEKFFQFCKGYGDTYAQPYMGDQFDFSDPEFKKRINHYAKKMPMMNEPRGDKNFIYSTKVHIGLYSILMKLKATIDTKRSKVITQTVLDNMQDEA, translated from the coding sequence ATGGGTAACGATTTTCCATCTTCTAAACTTGAGCGCGGCAAAATATTTGCTAAAACGGGACTTAAAGTAGGTACCAACTATGCTAAACGGTATCTCAAAAAATCCGTAGGCAACAAAGAGACCGAAGAAGGTCAACAGTTTCATACCAACAATGCTCGACAGGTATTCAACGAGTTTTCTAAACTCCGAGGTACCGCACTGAAAATAGCACAATCACTGAGTATGGATGAGGGTATGCTACCCGAAGAGTTTGCAGAAGTGATGACCGAAGCTCAATACAGCGTACCACCTATTAACAAGGCACTGGCCCGATCAATCATTAAGCGGGAGCTTGGGGATTATCCAGAAAGATTATTCGCTGAATTTAACTCTGAAGCTTTCGCTGCAGCATCTATCGGACAGGTACATCAAGCGCGGTTAAAAAATGGGCAAAAAGTGGCTGTTAAAATTCAATATCCCAATGTGCGAAACACTATATCCTCAGATATGACGATGGCTAAAACGTTGATGAGACGCCTTGTAAACGGCGGTGCAAACCTCGACGAATATTTTGATGAGGTTGAATCAACGCTGATAGAAGAAACCGACTACCAACAAGAGGCGCAGTACCTTAACTATTTTCATGATCGATTTGACGGTAAGGAGGTTGCTACACCAAAATACATCGAAGAGTTATCTTCCCAAAAAGTACTTACAATGTCCTTTGTTGAGGGGCATCATCTTAAAGAGTACCTCGCTACCGACCCCAGCCAAGAAGAACGCAATTACTTTGGACAATTGCTCTGGGATTTCTTCCACGATCAGGTAGAACAACGCAATTTTATCCATGCCGATACCCATCCGGGCAACTTCTTTTTTCGCAATGACGGTAAGCTGGGCGTTGTTGATTTTGGATGCGTTAAGAAATTCTCTGAAGAATTTACCCAAAATTATATGCAGCTGTTACCCACTCACCTTGAGCAAGATGAACAACAAATTCGCGATTTATATAAGCGGCTGGATATTATCAAAGAAAATCCGCCGAATCCCGAAAAAGAAGAAAAATTCTTTCAATTCTGTAAAGGCTACGGAGACACATATGCCCAGCCGTATATGGGGGATCAATTTGATTTCAGTGACCCTGAATTCAAAAAGCGAATCAACCATTATGCCAAGAAAATGCCGATGATGAACGAGCCACGCGGCGACAAAAACTTTATCTACAGCACTAAGGTACACATTGGACTTTACAGCATCCTCATGAAACTAAAGGCTACAATCGATACCAAGCGCAGTAAGGTGATTACGCAAACAGTGTTAGACAACATGCAGGATGAAGCCTGA
- a CDS encoding LexA family protein translates to MENFSITDIYSGNIDRNNENDPNRFRRETGFPSPAQDHYERRLSLDDYIIRHPAATFFMRVKGNGLNDIGIYSKDILVIDRSLKPTANCLITAILEGEIVVRKLIKTNGTTYLAKGKDLKEQTEITEALDFKIWGVVSHSIHEHS, encoded by the coding sequence ATGGAAAATTTTAGCATAACCGATATTTATTCAGGCAACATCGATCGGAACAATGAAAATGATCCCAATCGCTTTCGAAGAGAAACCGGATTCCCCTCTCCGGCTCAAGACCACTATGAACGGCGTCTTTCGCTGGATGATTATATTATCAGGCATCCGGCTGCCACATTTTTTATGCGGGTAAAAGGAAACGGATTGAACGATATTGGCATTTATTCAAAGGATATTCTCGTGATAGACCGTTCCCTTAAACCAACGGCCAACTGTTTGATTACGGCCATACTGGAGGGCGAAATAGTTGTGCGAAAATTGATCAAAACAAATGGAACAACGTATTTAGCCAAAGGGAAAGATCTTAAAGAGCAAACAGAAATTACTGAAGCACTCGATTTTAAAATATGGGGTGTCGTTTCTCATAGCATTCACGAACACAGCTAA
- a CDS encoding sterol desaturase family protein, with product MDVLIFSGFVLLGFAGMEIVSYLVHRFLFHGLLWKIHRSHHESHHGWFEPNDLFSIFFGGVSILLIYMGIETPVESVSFAIGMGIAVYGILYFVIHDLFAHKRFMPFKSDSKIMRLIRHAHQRHHQSVDKEGQEPYGLFLFPYDKYKK from the coding sequence ATGGATGTATTAATTTTTTCGGGATTTGTGCTGCTCGGTTTTGCCGGAATGGAAATAGTCTCGTATTTAGTGCATCGGTTTTTGTTTCATGGACTACTATGGAAAATCCATCGTTCGCACCACGAGTCGCATCACGGTTGGTTTGAGCCCAATGATTTGTTTTCAATCTTTTTTGGGGGTGTATCCATTCTGCTTATATATATGGGAATTGAGACCCCTGTCGAATCAGTGAGTTTTGCTATAGGTATGGGCATTGCCGTTTATGGCATACTCTACTTTGTAATCCACGATCTTTTTGCACATAAGCGATTTATGCCTTTTAAAAGTGACAGCAAGATTATGCGCCTCATTCGCCACGCCCATCAGCGACATCACCAGTCTGTTGATAAAGAAGGGCAAGAACCATACGGCTTATTCCTGTTCCCCTATGATAAATACAAGAAGTAG
- a CDS encoding DinB family protein: MTKQYSYKWYVQQFEEAQRSAKSFILSVDEDLFLQPPAKGKWSAAECYNHLIQFGNLYLYNLSAGIANATATTDNLQRPFKPRWIVQQVLSFFAPPYKIKIPTLKPMEPDPVSNYNQQKLLDEYLELQNRFITQLNKAEKNNLHLNATRVAHPVFSFLSMTLSECFAVIDIHQRRHHWQAKQTLEALQKASN; this comes from the coding sequence ATGACCAAACAATACAGTTATAAATGGTATGTCCAGCAGTTCGAGGAAGCCCAGCGGAGTGCCAAATCATTTATTTTATCAGTAGATGAGGACTTATTCTTGCAGCCGCCTGCCAAAGGCAAATGGAGCGCAGCTGAATGCTACAACCATCTGATACAGTTTGGGAATTTGTATCTTTATAATTTGTCAGCCGGTATTGCTAACGCCACTGCTACAACCGATAATTTACAACGTCCCTTCAAACCACGCTGGATCGTCCAACAGGTTCTTTCGTTCTTTGCCCCTCCCTATAAAATCAAGATTCCTACCTTGAAACCGATGGAACCTGATCCTGTTTCCAATTATAACCAGCAAAAACTGCTTGACGAATACCTTGAACTGCAAAATCGGTTTATTACTCAGCTTAACAAAGCAGAAAAAAATAACTTACATCTAAACGCAACACGCGTAGCCCATCCGGTTTTTTCATTCCTCTCAATGACCCTTTCGGAATGTTTTGCTGTCATTGACATACACCAACGGAGGCATCATTGGCAGGCTAAACAAACGTTGGAGGCATTGCAAAAAGCGAGTAATTAA